The genomic stretch TTTAATTTGCTATGGCAGTGGGGGGAAGAGATCTATATCGGAGGAAATCAAGAGCTGTCTGGACAGACTCCTTCTTGGCTGATGAACAAACCCCATTTCTCTTTTACCCAGAGGAGTTGACTGGAGACGGCCATTGGGGATGAGGTCACCGTCACCACCATGCGAATATTTGCGTGATGGATTGAGCCCCTGGTTTATTTGCATTGAATAATAATAGTGCACTTATGTTAAATTATTACTCGGCCAGGCGCCACTGATCTGAATACCATATTTAATACTGACCTATATCACTTTTTCCCATGCGCTTCTGACTCCAAATGGAAATGTAGGACAAACTCAAATGTCAGGTGACCTGACACAGGCACATAGTAAATTAAAATAATAGGCCTACGATTATTGTGAATACTCAAAATGATTCAACAACTGCCTTAAAAAACAACTTCTCACTTAGAAAACAGCCTATATGTGGCattgatatgagtcagaaacatgcATTATACCGTCAAAATTGACTCCAATGTGTAAATAGGATCATAAAGTCAGTGTAGGATTATTTTATGATAAATAGTATTTTCTAAGCTACTGTTGCTAGTTCTAAAATATGGTGAATCAGTTGTTTGTAATAGGAATGATAGATTTTCTgtcccctacctacctacccctacCTGTCCTCTATTTTGTTatattctgattggtcagatgtTTGTTACTTGTAAAGAGTACAGGACATAGCGCAGCTCAGGCTGTAAGTAAGGTACCAGGGTTCTGGTTCTAGAAGCACAGCTCCTACAGTCTTTTTTCGGTATTGCAGTTTAACTGACACCCGGCCCAGAAAGAGAATTTCCATAGACGACACATAGAGAAGTTCCTAATAAGACACTTTAGTCATCACATTTGTGCACCAAACATCCACAGAATTATTTAAATTGTCActgaaacagttttttttttcattacttGCAGCCAAAGATGTTAACATTTTATATTCATCCAATGTCTACAATGTTTTTGGATGATGTGAAGACATCGTCACTGCTAGTGCTGTTCCCTGTGCTCACTAAGTGCTAGTGCGCATGGGAAGTTGGACCATGTAAACCGGATGCAACCTGTATATAGAATGATATACTGAAAAAACAGTCGTACATCTTGGGATGCAGTCTCCAGTTCTTTATACCTCAGTGGCTGTAACAATGGTCAGTTGATGATTAAATATACAAAAGAGTAATCAGTCTCCATCCTATTTCTATCCACATAGAGAGTCATCCATCCACCATTGAAAGAACCCTCAAACTATATCAGTCTCGTCCAAAACTGAGTTTTGTGAGACTTGTGTTCCTGACTGCACACAATGTACATGAAGGTTGGGTTTTTTCAAACCTACCCACATGCCACAGCTGGCAGCACACAAGTAATCATCAATTCGAAGTGCAACTGCATGCGACCCAATCGTCATGCCCGTGGTAAATTTGGGTTACCTTTGGATATCCcaatggggctagttagggaccatctgtaaattacacaatgtacatgagACAATATGTTAAAAATGTCCAAGAGCtccaaatttcaatgacttaaaaacctcaaaccaacttgtagaaattcatatacaaatattgaaagtatttaataaaaatactAAAAGGTGTGCAACATGAAAACATTGTCTCATTTACATTGTGTCATTTATTGACGTCCCAAACTAGCCCCAGAGATAGGCAATCCAAAGGGAAACCAATTTTGCCACAGGTCGCACACCAGCCGGTTGAAGCTATTTggtgaaataatttgtctaaaTAATTCCCACCTGCGAACACACACAAGCGatacccacatcaaaccacaccccaaaACCAACTCAAGTTTGAATTCATTCATGGCCgctaacaaggcaagtcagttaagaacacattcttattttataatgacggcctaccccgcctaaaccctcccctaacccagacgacgctgggccaattgtgcgccgccctatgggtctcccgattacggccagttgtgatacagcccgggatcaaaccagggtctgtagtgacgcctctagcactgagctgCAGTGCGCCACTCCGGAGCCATGCAGAAATTCTCCAATAAAAACAAATGTTCTACCACACCATGTTATTATTTGGAAGCCTATATGATTCGGAGTTCGGACATATaatgtttgtatgtgaaaactatttctaagatgcatACTTTCAATTTTTCcgaactaactctaacccttttccttaacttaacctaattctcctaacctgtgGCACAAGTTCTGAGAAGTCAAATGTCAAGGTTTCAGCACTGGCCTCTGCTATCTATTCCAGCAAGAGAatgcataggcctatatattaACATTTGTGCTATAACTTAGTTCCTCTGCCTAGAGGTCTGAACTTAAATGGCACAGTTCTTAGGATGGACTTGAAACAATGTTTCAGCCTACCCTACCATAGCACTAGACTTCAGCTTTCCAAAACAAAGAGCATCTACATGACACTCACTACGAGCCTTATAACTATCCTACCAGGGGTTTACAGGCTTTAAATGACTGGCTATGTAGTCATTTCAGCCAATGCATTTCTGGTAATTGTGGGTGTCAGTTGGCCAGTATAGCCAATGAGAGACTAATTATACTCTAAATGTCTCTATTCTTCCTTTTATCTAAGATCCTTTTGTGTTCTTCACTGGCTTTTCTCAACATTATTGTTTTAGGTGGAGTGTTAGTGGTCCACTGTGTATTCTAGGAGAATGTGTGGTCAGTGTGGGTTTGAGTGTGACCCGATACTAACCAGAGGGCTCACTGGCTAGGGCTCCTGTGCTGCACACATTGATAATGACAGTGCTTCCATCTCCTGGGTAAAGTAACTAACTGCTGTAGGGATCTTTATTGTTCCAGATCATTTTCCTCAGGTTTGGGAGTTTTTTTCAAATGATGTGATAGTTTGGCTgacaatgaggaaaaaaatcaaaGCTCCAGTCTCTATCGGTGtgtcatatttattttatttgtttgtttggatCCCCCAgtagcttttgcagaagcagcggctactcttcctagggtccacaaaaaaaacacaaaacatgacaagtaacaaaacactgatagacaaggacagtcacacacattttaaatacaACTAAATACACAccatacaacaacaaaaagaatacaaacaatacaactagaaaataatgtgtgtgttagagtgtgtctgtgtgtgcgcgtgcttgTGTCTGCCCCCTCACAGTCCCTGCCGTTCCATGAGATGTTGTTTAATCCGTTTTTTAAGGTCAATTTGttgtttgcttgagtaattggagatggaagggagttccatgtgaTCATGGTGCTGTATAATACTGTGCGTTGCCGTGAATTCattttggacttggggactgtgaagagacccctggtgttATGTCTTGTGGGCGACATATggggtgtctgagctgaatgttatttgattatgcagacaatcAGGAATTTTCATCACAATAATATTTCTCATAAAATCTAGGAAAAGCAGTGAATCTCTCAtcaaccctcaaccaggaaagactggAATGACATGTTattgatgttagttctgtgtgtGCAGTTAAGGACAAGGCCTGCTGTTCTGTTgggagccagctgcagctttacTAGGTCTTCctttgctgcacttgaccatattaccAGACAGTAAACAAGATAAGACAAGACCAGAGCCCgaacaactagtacagttgatttTTATGTCAAAAACGCAGAACATCTGTTAAGAACAGACatacccctccccatcttcacaacaactttgtcaatatgatTTGATCGTGATAAGTGAACATCCAATGTTATACCTAGACGTTTAGCTTCCTCAACTTGATCAATGCTCCACAACTCCAGGTGAGGTTTAGGTCTTAGAGACTGTTTTGAACCAAATAGGGAGTGAAAGGGCTCGGGTGATGGGTTGATGGCCACAGACAGACCTCGTGGGAACACCTGGCCTAGCAAAACTTCATCCTGGGCTGGGAAATGAGAGCATGTTTACATTCTAGGGACCTTGTGATAGggatgacagtgaaaacatgacTTTGAGCATCAGTAAACAACACCAACTGGATCTCTTCCCATACCATCTCATCTCACACTCCTCATCAAGCCCTACAGAGCTGCTCCGTgtatctcctcgtctccttccCTCAGACCTCATCTCTCTGTTAGCTACCAGACCCAGAGGACGTGTAGACCAGCAGCCCAATGGAGCAGACAGTGGTGCTGATCACAGGATGCTCCTCGGGGATAGGCCTCAGTCTGGCCGTCCGGCTGGCCTCGGATCCAGCGAAAATATACAAAGGTAAGCAGTGACTGACTTGCAAGCGCATCACTGTACAGAAAGCGTTTATTTTATTCAGTGCCGTAAGATCATGCAATAAACAGTGTGGGTACAATACGTGATGTGTTTGTTGCATAAGAGCTTTGAAGCAGTAAGCTGTCTCTGAGTTTTATGCCTGTTTACTACATGGCATCCACATATTAGAAACAGGTTTTGGTTGGTTTACCTGCATCACAATTTAATTACAGAAAATTCTAGTTTTGGAAACTATGGTGACAATATAATGTCAATGTCAAGCCCTGTATTTCATCTGTTTTGTTTCGTACATGTTTAATGGTAAATCTTTGGTGACGAAATCTCTGATATCCTTGACCACTGATATCAACTCTGTTTAGTCTATGCCACCATGAGGAATCTTGCCAAGAAGGAGCGTCTGCTGGACTGTGTGAAGGACCTGCACAAGGACACCCTGGACATCCTCCAGATGGACATCACTGACCAGCGGTCCATTCTGGATgccagggacagggtcagggagaagagggtgaacATTCTGGGTATGACCAGAGTCATGACTTACAGGAATAGTGttatatcgtgtgtgtgtgtggttgtgtgcgcgAAACAGAAGAACAGATGTCCTTcacatttttacatcaacaacaatTACTTTACATGTGTACAGCATACAGGATGTCATGTGCTCTGgatttctgtttgtctgtggtaTTCATGTTGGCAGTGTGTAATGCTGGTGTGGGGTTGATGGGGCCGCTGGAGGCCCAGTCTCTGGCCACCATGAGGCAGATCCTGGAGGTCAACCTCCTGGGCACCATCAGCACCATCCAGGCCTTCCTACCAGGGATGAAGGCCCAGGGCCATGGACGCATCCTGGTCACTGGCAGCATTGGTGGgctacagggtgagagagagagagagcagggctgggGTGACAGGAGGGGGAGTGGGATGAAATTGCATTTAGACACTACTCTGAGGTCAGATTTGGGGGTTTGTTAAGTATTTATTGCCATGATAATCACATATCtctgtgtgttattgtattgtagGACTCCCCTTTAATGAGGTGTACTGTGCCAGTAAGTTTGCAGTAGAGGGCGCCTGTGAGAGTCTGGCCATTCTCCTGCAGCACTTCAACATCCAGTGAGTCCAGACAGTCATCAGCTCATGTATCCCTTTGTCAGTGTTTCATTTTGGATGTGCACTGTATCTGTGTTGGTACTGATTGACTCCATCCAACGTCATCACGCAGTGTGAGTCTTATTGAGTGCGGCCCTGTCAACACGGATTTCCTGGACAACCTGCAGAGGGCAGAGCCAGGGGACTCTTCGCTGCAGCAGGTCGACGCCCACACACGCAGCCTCTATGACACGTACCTGCAACACTGTGGGATGGTGTTCCAGAACGCAGCTCAGGACACAGAGGATATTGTGAAGGTACAGGTACTGCTTACTTGACATCTATTAGTTATTTAGCTGATCTTCTATGGTGCTCCTCCCTGTCTCCAGAGCATACTGCATGTACATACGTATGTAAATGATACTAGATATTTAATGATTTTCTATGGAAGTGTAAGTAGTACTGTTGAGTAGATTTAATAGCTGGACCCCTCTCAATACAGGTATTTCTGGATGCCATCCAGTCAACGGACCCTGCATTCAGATACTACACCAACAATGCCCTCATTCCGCTCAGCAGCCCTAAGATCTCAGCACTGGACGGGTCCCAGTACATCAGAAATATGAGCAAGATCATCTTCTCAACCAATGGGAAAGGGGAACAAAAATAGCCATCAAACTATGGAATGTAATATAACCCTTTactttatacatacagtaccagtcaacatttttagaacgcctactcattccagggtttttctttattttttagtattttctatattgtattactatagtgaagacatcaaaactgtgaaataacacatatggaatcatgtagtaaccaaaaaggtgttaaacaaatcaaaatatatttaatatttgacacttttcaaagtagccaccctttgccttgatgacatctttgaacactcttggcattctctcaaccagcttcataaggaatgcttttccaacagtcttgaaggagtttacacatatgctgagcacttgttggctgcttttccttcactctgttgtccaactcatcacaaaccatttcaattgggttgaggtccggtgattgtggaggtcaggtcatttgatgcagcactccatcactcaacttggtcaaatagcccttacacagcctggaggtgtgttttgggtcatagttctgttgaaaaacaaatgatagtcctactaagcgcaaaccagatgggatggtgtatcgttgcagaatgctgttgtagccatgctggttaagtgtgccttgaattcaaaataaatcactgacagtgtcaccagcaaagcacccccacaccatcacacctcctcctccatgcttcatggtgggaaccacacatgcggagatcatccattcacctaacCTGCGTCTatcaaagacacagaggttggaaccaaaactcgcagatttggactcatcagaccaaaagacagatttccaccagtctaatgtcaattgcttgtgtttcctggcctaagcaagtctcttcttctgattgatgtcctttagcagtggtttctttgtgggcaatttgaccatgaaggcctgattcacctctgaacacttgatgttgagatgtctgttacttgaactctgtgaatcatttattttggctgcaatctgaggtgcacttaactctaatgaacttatcctccgcagcagaggttactctggatctttctttcctgtggcggtcttcatgggagccagtttcataatagctcttgatggtttttgcgattgcacttgaagaaactttcaaagttcttgaaattttccgcattgactgaccttcatgtcttaaagtgatgatggattgttgtttctctttgcttatttgagctgttcttgccataatatggacttggtcttttacccaatagagctatcttctgtacacccccctaccttgtcacaacacaactgattggctcaaacacaataagaaggaaagaaattccacaatgtacttttaacaaggcacacctgttaattgatgTGTATTCCAGGggactacctcattaagctggttgagagaatgccaagagtgtgcaaagctgtcatcaaggcaaagggtggctactttgaagaatctcaaatctcaaatatattaacacttttttggttactacatgattccatacgtgttatttcatagttttgatgtcttcactattattctacaatgtagaaaatagtaaaaataaagaaaaacccttgaatgagttggtgtgtccaaactttgacctGTAGGCTGTATATAGGTTATACACATGATTTGCGTTGGAGCCACACACAAGGACATAATTTCAGCAAAATTCATAGATAGCCAAAATTGTCTTCTTTACACACACTGTTCAACCACCAACTTCAAGGTGGAGGTTTTGCTATTATGTCACAACTTTCTTATACATTTGAAACGTTTATTTCTAATACTCTATATCCACCAATGTTTTTCTTCATAAGTGATTGCTAATgtgtaccttcatgtgtgtgtaagaTATTGCTGTTCTTAGATTTTAGTGTATGTGTATGAAAAtgcgttttttttcttctttcaaaTCTcgatatatccattgtttagcaTGGAATGAAGTGATTGTATCCTGTATGTGatgtgtggttgtctcacctagccatCTTAAGATGAAGGCACTTttactgtaaatcgctctggataagagcatctgctaaattattcaaatgtaaaatatgtatATCTTATATTACGGTATTGAatgctttttaaaatatatatataaaatattgatgtcacaaatgtatcattcatacagttctttattaaaaatgtagttattttttttacatttgactgtgtaaaacctagcagtactactagCAGTACTATTTATCTGAGAgtgaaggtgaatttgtctctcagGGATTCTCGAAAGACAGGACAATCACAACTTTTGCTTTTACAAATATTTTTCTTAATATTAACAACATTTGAAATATAAATGTTTATAGACCAAAGTATCAGCTACCACACAACGTAAAGGAACAACCTACTAACTAAAATTCCACTAAATGTAATTTTTAAGATCAAATATTCAAACAAAATTCCCTTTTTTCAACTATAAAAATTACATTTCTCTGCCGGACAAAGATTGCCCCGTTCTCTGAAATTAAGTTATTAGATATATTTTAAACAAATTCATGTCTGTCATTGAGCAACCCCATGACATGATTAGGTAGTGAAAAATCACACCAATCTAGTTTataatttctttaaacaataaaagctaatttaccaacatttctgaaaatggtaCATAGCGTTTTGGAATGAAATCTTCATTTGTTTCGTTTTTTTTAACCTTCGACTCCATGATTAGATgtttaaattaaaatatatatatatatataataatattttgCACTTATACTGTATTTGTGTTTGGGTTCATATCTTTTGTTAATGCGCACATTGCTGGTACTGTTCCCTCCCACAAGGCTCTGTTGCTGACTGGTGTATCATGGGTGTGATAACATTCTCAAGGGCATGGCATGGATATGAAACTGTCATGGGTATTATTCCACCCAGCAATGTACTTCTTGGATCACTATCTCACAAATGTGTGTATGCCCGTATGCCTGTGTGTGCCCACCATGTGTgcccccatgtgtgtgtgtgtgtgtgtgtgtgtgtgtgtcttcagttCAACCAGCCCTACTCCAGCTGTGACAGACTATACCCCCAGTCAGCTGCCAGGCCTTGAGATAAGGCTAACTCAAGGACCCAGATCAGATTACCAGGCCCTGTCTGTCTGGCACTCGTCTAAACATACCAATATTTCACTTGCACAATATTCCCTTTGAACATCATTTTTTTGTATTGATGATTATCATGGGGCGATATGTCAGGGAGAGACTTCATTCCTAGACAATGATTGGTTTGACAAGCAAGGCATTTATCCTGTTCTGTCCGTTTGTATTTCATTGTTTGTGTCAATCATTAGTAGTGTTGAGCAaacaattacttcacactggaagaagttaagcctTAACAAAAACGTATTTTACTTAAcaaaagttactttgaaaaagcatttcactacatccaaactactttgtgaTAAATGATCATATCTAAATGTCATAGATGACAAATTGCAACCGCAGATCACTCGAGGGTCACAACAGAATGTCTCATTTAGTGTATTAAACACAAAactatgtttcaagtgagaattagacAGATCTGATGTCGAAATACAAAGGAAATTCTTGCCTACTTCATCCATATAtcattttatttttgcaaaagaagtagtgtgtagttccagtagttaaaGTTGCACACCACCACATGGTAAAAAGCAGTCAATACACTACCAATATTTGAATtaagttcaactaccaccaagctactgcaaaatacAGTTTGAACTAGTTGAACtaaatgtagttcactactccccaacacagtATGTTTTCCCTGCCAGTTCACAATGTTCTGACATTGAACTATGTACAGACTTTCTCCCTCATGTGATTTTCTAGCTCTGTGACCTATTTCATGGACATGTTTGAAATACCTCTAACCCAGAGGAACAACAGAAGAggttctctgtccttcctctccaaACATTGCTACAAAGTGACAAACAACTGAACACAAACAAAGCATATGAACgtctgcgtgcacacacacacacacacacgcacacacgcacacacacatacacgcagtgTTCTGTTCCTAACGAGGTACATTTCAGTTTCTGTGGTTCTGGTTAAGGTCCATGTTGTGACTCATGAAAACTGATGACAATTATTTCAGTTTGAAGGAGGAGATTTCAACCTCCAAGAAACCGCGTACAAGCTACTCATCAACATCCCTGTTCAACCTGTTTATGTGTCGTGAGCCGTGTTACTCACTGATTTACTGTAAATATTACTGAAGTGTTTCTCACACGATCCAACACGAGTCGACAGATGTTCTTTATTTTGTCCACCAGGTGGCATATACTGTAATCCTAGCCATCGTGTTGGCTTGTTGATAAAGTTCCTGATTTGAATGAGGGGTAAGCCTATAAAGTTCAATAATTGTCATAACTACGTAAAACATACAGCCAGGTGATTGATGATAATGTCTCTAAAGTGTAAAGACGTCACTGTAAGTGGTGGTTTCTTTTGTCTCCTTTGTGAAGGCCATGTATAGTTGCGGACAATGgtctttaaatttttttttttttgcgtctAATGAAAACAATGAGGTACACTGTAATTCTAAAAGCCTGTGAAAAAAGTTCAAGACATACATATCTCTCGCTTGAGGCTCCTGTTTCATTCCATCCCAGACTGGCACAAAAATATGACACAAAATGTCACCACTCTCAACAGAGCAAACTAGGTCTTATTTTACGCTCTGTGGGTTATGTAAAATACAGTGTGAGGCTCTAACACCCAAGAGCCAAACGCTAGTCTAAGAACCTACCATTACAGCACAGAGCGAGCTAGCCTCTGAGttatgtatatgtacagtatatgtcatCTCTGATCGCTGTTTGGTAAACTGGCCTAATAGTGGCCTGATGATCCTGTATGTGACCTAATTCTTCCACTTATGGCTATGTTACCACTAACCATCTAATTATGAATTACCTAACAGTTTTATAGCTGGCCTTATAGTAGCGTAAGCTATAGGACATGAATTCATGTGGGAGGTCATCACACAGCATAGCCACAATTATTTTAATCAAATAGTGGATTTAAGCCATGTTGCATTTGGTAATACCAATATGGATGTTTTTTTCTAGCCTGCAGTACAGTAGGTCATGTCATGTGACCCATGTCAACCTGCTATAATTTGCAAGTTGCCCTGAGTTTGTTTGCACCCACAGTTGGAGATAGTGTACCAGGCAGTGTCCCAAAGTCCAGGTTTGCATCATAACCAGACATGTCGTTTTCCTGTCTCAGTCATCCCCTCCGTCATGAAACACCCACCCACATCATGGATGGTGGATTTGGACTTTGACTCTCCATAAGAGCATCACTGTGACAGTGTTGTGGACACTGAGGCAAAGCCAGGGCAGGGCCAGTCTGGGCAGAGGCCCTGCCAGATTGAACACTGGCTCACCCATGCATAGGAGGTTCCTGGGATCTAATGTTGTTTCACAATCATATggtaccccccacccccctcctgcAATTCTAGAGTTAGCTAGTCATGAGTTATGTAAACTTTTCAAAAAGCCACAGTTGGGGATTCTGTTGCGGTGAACATCAtttaccagagcctggaacacagttGGGGCGTTGGTGAGGCCAAAGAGCATGGCCAGATACTCGTAGTGGCCGCTGGCCATGTTGAAGaaagtcttccactcgtccccctctagtgtccgcaccaggtggtaggcgttccgTAGATCCAGCTTGGAAAACACAGTGGCACCCTGGAGCAGCACGAAGGCCGAGGAAACGAGTGGTAGTGGGTAACATTGagtccccggtagtcaatgcacaggcacagggtcttgtcctttttctccatgaagaagaaccctgcgcctacgggagaggaagagggagtctCTGGTCCCGACAGAGAGTACAGACATCCCCGGGGCGGTGTGGtgctagggagaaggtcaatcccgcaTTCATAGGGTCGGTGCGGCAGAAGCAACGTGGCCCGGGCCTTGCTGAACACCTCCCACAGGAAGCCGTCCCGGGGCGGGCTGCGCTGACTTCAAACAATGGGCGTGGCAGAACggactccagcccatgatggcacccgTAGACCAGTTGATGCGGGGATTGTGTCACTGGAGCCAGTAGAATCCCAAATCCATGGGAATCCATGGGAATCTGAGGAGACTTGATGAGAAGAAATTGAATAGTCtcgctgtgattccctgacaccCGTAGGTTTATGGGAGTGGTATTATGAGTAACACGGCCTATAAAGCAcccgtccagcgctctaacatccatgggaatggagaggggctgattGGGGATGTTCAGCTAGGAAGCCAGGGTAACGTCCAAAAAGTTCTCAttggccccagagtcaatgaggaccaGAAGAGATTTAGACTggtttccccacagcagaatggcatgaaaaggggtgcgagcaagggaagcagaaaagttcctcatatggcccaccagagtactcgctcctaccggtgagcctggtcttttaaagGACAAGAGGCCACAAAATGACCCAAAGTCCCGCAACACAGACAACTCTTTGTGTTGATCCTGTGTTGCCGTTCCGCTGGCAACAGCccagctctgcctagttgcatagACTCAGGAAGCGGTGACTCAGCCATCTTCAGCGACTCTCGAGGGAGGTCGGGAAGCCTCGGGTTCTCTCGGCAACCGGATCGTCGGGGACTTCCGGGATGACTCGGAGGCAAGGTATAGCGAACTTAATCGAATTTCCCCTCCCTCCGTCATTCCCGTAATCGCCCATCAATTCAGATGGTCAAAGCGATGAGGGAATCGAGATCAGTAGGTAACTCCTCCAAGATGCCGTGTAGGAACATATCGAACAGCTTTTCCTGGTTCCAAGCACTCTCCGCTGCCAACGTGCAGAAATCCAAGCGGGGCTCCCGAGAAGGTGGAGTGACTGATGAGATGGCGCTGCTCACAGTCGAGTTACAGAGGGGCTGTGGGGTTACCACCGTGGTAGGCTGCCTCCCAGACAACCCGCAGAATTTGCTCCAGCAATATATCCAACGCCCGGTCATGACGTTCAGCCAACGTTTGGACCCCCCCCCATAAGGCCACGAAACAATTCTTTGTGCCAACCGATGGAGGCTCCCTGGGAGAAGATGGCGTCGTGCAGCTGGCCCGGGTCTGCTGGTCAGTCATGACCAGTTCCTACTATCAGGtgtcaaggtaagacccagatgcagacacgtcaaattgacaatggtttaatattccaacaggggcaggcaatagacatgTCAAgtgcaggcaggggtcagtaat from Oncorhynchus tshawytscha isolate Ot180627B linkage group LG09, Otsh_v2.0, whole genome shotgun sequence encodes the following:
- the LOC112259422 gene encoding estradiol 17-beta-dehydrogenase 1, whose amino-acid sequence is MEQTVVLITGCSSGIGLSLAVRLASDPAKIYKVYATMRNLAKKERLLDCVKDLHKDTLDILQMDITDQRSILDARDRVREKRVNILVCNAGVGLMGPLEAQSLATMRQILEVNLLGTISTIQAFLPGMKAQGHGRILVTGSIGGLQGLPFNEVYCASKFAVEGACESLAILLQHFNIHVSLIECGPVNTDFLDNLQRAEPGDSSLQQVDAHTRSLYDTYLQHCGMVFQNAAQDTEDIVKVFLDAIQSTDPAFRYYTNNALIPLSSPKISALDGSQYIRNMSKIIFSTNGKGEQK